A stretch of Henckelia pumila isolate YLH828 chromosome 4, ASM3356847v2, whole genome shotgun sequence DNA encodes these proteins:
- the LOC140867213 gene encoding small ribosomal subunit protein bTHXc, translated as MASLLLGAAPMVSQSFNLSASKSQTLIHTPLFSSPATSCSVSASFPSIYCGRGDKKTARGKRFNHSFGNARPKDNSKGRGPPRVAAPPLPPRKDKYDDGEVIKIEIDESLFAN; from the exons ATGGCCTCTCTTCTTCTCGGAGCTGCTCCCATGGTTTCCCAATCCTTCAATCTCTCCGCCTCCAAATCCCAAACCCTAATCCACACCCCTTTGTTCTCTTCTCCCGCAACTTCGTGCTCCGTCTCCGCATCCTTCCCTTCCA tcTATTGCGGTAGAGGGGACAAGAAGACTGCCAGAGGGAAGAGGTTCAATCACTCCTTTGGGAAT GCGAGGCCCAAGGACAATAGTAAAGGGAGAGGGCCGCCGAGGGTGGCGGCGCCGCCGTTGCCGCCGAGGAAGGATAAGTACGATGACGGGGAGGTGATCAAGATTGAAATCGACGAGTCTCTGTTTGCTAATTGA